A window of Mucilaginibacter sp. PAMC 26640 contains these coding sequences:
- a CDS encoding polyketide cyclase, producing the protein MSETKEKITVNTDINAPLGKVWELWTKPEHIVHWNNASDDWHTPKTENDLRVGGSFLSSMAAKDGSASFEFGGTYTAVEEHKKIAYELADGRQVEIIFTESDGATKIEETFDPENTHSAEMQQQGWQAILTNFKKYTENYSD; encoded by the coding sequence ATGTCAGAAACTAAAGAAAAAATCACGGTAAACACAGATATTAACGCTCCGCTCGGCAAAGTTTGGGAGCTTTGGACTAAGCCTGAACATATTGTACATTGGAACAACGCATCTGATGACTGGCATACCCCAAAAACCGAAAACGATTTACGTGTAGGTGGTAGTTTTTTATCATCAATGGCTGCGAAAGACGGAAGTGCGAGTTTTGAATTTGGAGGAACCTATACTGCGGTAGAAGAACATAAAAAGATTGCCTACGAACTGGCTGATGGGCGACAGGTCGAAATTATTTTTACCGAAAGCGACGGCGCCACCAAAATTGAAGAGACCTTTGATCCGGAAAATACGCACTCTGCGGAAATGCAGCAACAAGGTTGGCAGGCAATCCTTACCAATTTTAAAAAATATACCGAAAATTACAGTGATTAA